In Rhodopirellula islandica, the following proteins share a genomic window:
- a CDS encoding DEAD/DEAH box helicase, producing the protein MRNQHQPRAGRGTRPARFEEPVDTIALLESVGPVETPPEMDSFDELDLSPIMRESVKAAGFTAPSPIQAALIPHALNGRDVIGQARTGTGKTAAFSIPILEQLDSLEDCRDPQAIVIVPTRELADQVAAEAERLARGVPTEIAVLSGGKNMNRQLRQLENGTQLVVGTPGRVHDHLQRGTLRTDKVWCVVLDEADRMLDIGFRPQIERIMRKCPRNRQTLLLSATLPPVVRRLAESYMQEPIVIDCCRDEMSVDTIEQRYFTIAQDDKVRLLESLLKRENPEQAIIFCRTKRGTDRLHRKLSQEYGGACGAIHGDLQQRERDRVLQKLRDGNLKFLVATDVVGRGIDISTISHIVNFDVPQDCDDYVHRVGRTGRMGRDGVAYTFVVPGEGDILTSIEQRINKLLIRDQMDGFESPAEKAAAVAAAAPEPEKELRRTLNPMTRKRPRRR; encoded by the coding sequence ATGAGAAATCAACACCAACCGCGTGCAGGACGCGGAACACGACCAGCCCGCTTCGAAGAACCGGTCGACACGATCGCTCTGCTTGAATCCGTTGGACCGGTGGAAACACCGCCGGAAATGGACTCCTTTGATGAGCTGGACTTGTCTCCGATCATGCGTGAATCGGTGAAAGCAGCTGGATTCACAGCTCCATCGCCCATCCAAGCCGCCTTGATCCCGCATGCCCTCAATGGCAGGGACGTGATTGGTCAGGCTCGCACAGGCACCGGTAAAACCGCGGCCTTCAGCATTCCAATCCTTGAGCAACTCGATTCGCTGGAAGATTGTCGCGACCCGCAAGCAATTGTGATTGTCCCGACTCGCGAATTGGCCGATCAAGTCGCCGCCGAGGCCGAAAGGCTTGCCCGCGGGGTTCCGACCGAAATTGCCGTGCTCTCCGGCGGAAAAAACATGAACCGCCAGCTTCGGCAGCTGGAAAATGGCACGCAGCTCGTCGTCGGGACTCCCGGTCGAGTGCACGATCACCTGCAACGAGGCACTCTGCGCACTGACAAAGTCTGGTGCGTGGTCCTGGATGAAGCCGACCGGATGCTGGACATCGGTTTCCGGCCTCAAATCGAGCGGATCATGCGGAAGTGCCCCCGAAATCGGCAGACCTTGCTGCTTTCGGCCACCCTTCCACCGGTCGTTCGACGACTGGCCGAAAGCTACATGCAAGAACCAATCGTGATCGATTGCTGCCGCGACGAAATGTCGGTCGACACAATCGAACAGCGATACTTCACCATCGCCCAAGACGACAAAGTCCGATTGCTGGAATCGTTGCTGAAACGCGAAAACCCTGAACAGGCGATCATCTTCTGCCGCACCAAGCGGGGCACTGACCGCCTGCACCGGAAGCTTTCGCAGGAATACGGAGGCGCTTGCGGAGCCATTCACGGCGATTTGCAACAACGGGAACGCGATCGCGTGCTTCAAAAACTTCGCGATGGAAATCTGAAGTTCCTGGTGGCGACGGATGTCGTCGGCCGCGGGATTGACATCAGCACGATCTCACACATCGTCAATTTCGATGTCCCGCAAGATTGCGACGACTATGTTCACCGCGTTGGCCGCACAGGCCGCATGGGCCGAGATGGCGTTGCGTACACCTTCGTGGTGCCAGGTGAAGGTGACATTCTGACCAGCATCGAGCAACGGATCAACAAATTGCTGATCCGAGATCAAATGGATGGCTTTGAATCGCCTGCTGAGAAAGCGGCCGCAGTTGCGGCAGCAGCGCCCGAACCAGAGAAAGAGTTGCGGCGCACCCTCAATCCTATGACACGAAAACGCCCTCGCCGGCGCTGA